The Callospermophilus lateralis isolate mCalLat2 chromosome 4, mCalLat2.hap1, whole genome shotgun sequence genomic interval CACTTCACTTCACTTCTCTGGGAGCCCAGGTGAGGGTCCTGACTTGCAGCATCCCAGAGCTGAGCCTGATTCGTAGCACCTGAGATTCTGCACCCCATGGCAGCAATCCCCCCACCCCTGGAAACCAGAGCTCCTCCTTAGTCTGCTTTCTTGTCCCTCTGTTCCAGGACTCCCTGAATAACAACGGAGGCTTTGCCCCAGCGCCCCCAACCTCCTGGCCGGAAACAGTGCTGTGCTCTCAGGCTCAGGAGATCCTTGGAGGTGAGGGGTGTGAgcctggtggggtggggggcagctGCCTGCTACAAGGAGGACTGGCCAGGGGTGACTGATCCATATCCCTGCCCCCTAGAGCTCCCTGGCCCCCTCCCACCCACGGAGGAGGGGCTCTGTGAAGAGCAGTCACTAGTGTGTCCGGGTTGTGACTGTGAAGGGAACCGGCCCCCGGAGCCCCAAGCGCCAGGTGGAGCCTCACCCTCCTCGGATCCTGGCATAGAGGCTGACCTGAGAAGCCGCTCCAGCGCGGGCCACGGGGGCCGGCGCAGCAGCCAGGAGCTGTCTTCCCCTGGTTCTGActtggaggaagccagcggcgtgCGCCTGGGGCGCATGATCTCGTCCATCTCGGAGACGGAGCTGGAGCTGAGCAGTGacggcggcagcagcagcagtggcCGCTCCTCGCACCTCACCAACTCCATCGAGGAGGCTTCCTCACCCGCTTCCGAGCCCGAACCCTTGCACGAACCCCCGCGCCGCCCGGCCTTCCTGCCGGTGGGCCCTGATGACACCAACAGCGAGTACGAGTCGGGGTCGGAATCCGAGCCAGACCTCAGCGAGGACGCCGACTCGCCCTGGCTGCTCAGCAACCTGGTGAGCCGCATGATCTCCGAGGGCTCCTCGCCCATCCGGTGCCCTGGCCAGTGCCTGTCTCCCGCACAGCGCCGGCCGGGGGAGCCTCTGTCGCCGGCCGGGAGGGCCATGGAGGACTCCCAGGACCCCGACGTGGCAGTGGGGCCAGGTGTGGAATTGGTGGACATGGAGACCCTGTGTGGGCCACCGCCGCCCGCCCCCGCAGCACCTCTGCCTGGCCCCGCGCAGCCAGGGCCCTGCCTCTTCCTCAGCAACCCCACGCGCGACACCATCACACCTCTGTGGGCCGCGCCCGGCCGGGCCTCGCGCCCTGGCCGGGCCTACTCGGCTGCCTGctcggaggaggaggaagaggaggatgaggaggatgcTGAGGACAGCCTGGGGCCCCCAGCGGGCAGGAGCCTGAGCCCCGCAGCGCCGCGGGACGCCTCGCTGGTCTACGACGCAGTCAAGTACACGTTGGTGGTGGATGAGCACACACAGCTGGAGCTGGTGAGCCTGCGTCGCTGTGCAGGCCTGGGCACCGAGGACGAGGACAGCAGCGGCGAGGCCAGCGAGGAGGAGGTGGGGGCTGCGCTGCTGGGCAGTGATCAGGTCCCTGAGGATGCCTCTCCAGACAGTCCTGACCTCACCTTCTCCAAGAAGTTCCTCAACGTCTTTGTCAACAGCACATCTAGATCCTCCAGTGAGTGGAAGGTGGGGGAAGAGGGTGGCCCGGGTCCCATCTGGTCCCCCAaagcacccaggtgtccttgggaCAAGGGTTGCCCATGATCCCAAAACGCAGGGCttgccctccccagccctgtctgtGGACCAGGAGTTGGGGAGGGTCTACTCTGTCCCAGCCCCTGGTGGGCTggtttttctctccctctttgaCTTAGGACACCCACAGAAGCCTGTTGGAGGAAGGAACTTGGCTCAGTTCCCTGATGCTCCAGGCCTCCAGCATCCTCCAAAGCCAGGCCCGTGGAGCCCTTGCCTTTTCCCTGAGTCTGCCTCTCTCCTTCTCTGCCTCTTCTGTCTGTCTCAGGCACTGAGTCCTTTGGCCTTTTTTCCTGTCTGGTCAATGGGGAGGAGAGAGAGCAGACCCATCGGGCTGTCTTCAGGTATAGTTTCCCCTTTCTGTTGGTGATCCCTAGCCTCATTCCACAAACCGGACACCTCAAGGCATGGCCCAGCAGGCCTGCCCAACGTCAGTGACCTCTCCCCTCACCCCAGGTTCATCCCTCGCCATCCTGATGAGCTGGAGCTGGATGTGGATGACCCAGTGTTGGTGGAAGccgaggaagatgacttttggtgccGGGGCTTCAATATGCGCACTGGGGAACGTGGTGTGTTCCCTGCCTTCTATGCCCACGCAGTGCCCGGCCCTGCCAAGGACCTGCTGGGTGAGGCCCCATCCCCGAGGAGCAGCTTATCTCCCCAGACTCTCTCCATCACCCCCCTGACCTTACCCATGTGACCCCCAGGGAGCAAGCGGAGCCCCTGCTGGGTGGAGCGCTTCGATGTGCAGTTCCTAGGCTCTGTGGAGGTGCCATGTCACCAGGGCAATGGCATCCTGTGTGCAGCCATGCAGAAGGTCAGTTTGGAAATGAGGGTGGGCACAGGCTGGCTCAGTTCACTGATGCTCCAGGCCTCCAACATCCTCCAGGGAGAGTGTGGGGGCAGCTCAGAGGTGGGTACCCTGGCCCTGATTCAGAGGCTGAGCAGACAGACCTAGGGCAAAGTGTGGCAGCTGTCCCCTCACCCCTGGGTCTCCATCTGCTGACTGGGTGCTCACCTTTCCATTGGCACCTCCTCTTTAGCCAGTGCTCCTCCTGTCTGAAAGTCGAGACCAACTCTCAGGGCTCCTTCCCTAGGAGTTATTTGCTCGTTTACTCATTTGCTCAGTGGACATTTAGTGAGTGCCTGCCCACCTGCCAGGCCTGGGGCTGAGTTTGGAGGACAGCAGGAAGCAGGACAGATCAGTCCTGCAATCAGGGTTTACAGGGTTATTGGAACCAGGCAGTGAGAAACCAAGACTCAGAATTCCTGGCACTTGAGCCGAGAGGAGCGGCCTGgcagagggacagagagagataAGATGGAGCAGTGATTGGCTCGTCCTGAGGCCAAGGATGGATAAGACCACCCTCTCATCCTTTGGAATCGTGCTGTATGGGTCTTTGGCAAGAGTCTTTgtccgtctgaaaagagcagaaccTTAGTTTACAGTGGGAGAGAGAGAAGCCCTGGTAAGCCCTGAAGACCTTTCTGCACAACATTTTTCCTCAGATTGCTACTGCCCGGAAGCTGACTGTCCACCTGCGCCCTCCTGCCTCCTGTGACCTTGAGATCTCTCTGCGGGGGGTCAAGCTGAGTCTGAGTGGAGGAGGACCTGAGGTGGGGATGTGGGAGACTGGGGTCAGAGAGATACTGGCGCAGGGGAGTAAGAGGGTATGGCCTAGGGGCAGGCTGGCAGGGATGTCCAGCAGTGGGGGCTCGCAGTGGCCCCTGGTCTCTTCTGGCTAACTTTGGACACCTCTTTCTACTTCTGCTCTAGTTTCAGCGCTGCAGCCACTTCTTCCAGATGAAGAACATCTCATTCTGTGGCTGTCACCCCCGCAATAGCTGGTGAGAGCCTGACCCTCCCCTGTGATCCCCACAAACCCTGAAGGTCACCCGTATTCCAGTCCCATCCCCACTCCTGAGAGTCCACCTATACCCCTGTGGCACCTACTCTAAGCTGGACTCAGGAGACGTGGCTCCCATCTGGTCTGTGTGGGGGTCAGATGCCCAGATGGGGAAGTGCCAGAGCGTCTTTGGGAGGTCTGGTGAACTTCTGAGTGGACACCGTTGGGAAGAACTGCAGAGATGGGTGAGTCCTTGTAGGACTCAGGGAAGCAAAGCTCAGATGATGACCAGGTGAGGGGTGGGGGAAGAGGATCAACCTGTTACGGGGCCAGCTGAGCCAAGGCCCTGGGGCTGCACTAGAGAGGGACACCAGGCCCTGGACGTGGTATAAGAGGGGCAGGGAGGGTGTAGAGGAGTAGCTGCAAGTGTCAGTGCAGACCTAGGCCCTTCTGACTAGGCCCAGGAGCTTGTGCTTCATCCCGTTGGCAATGAGGCCACAGAATGGTCCTGTGGGAGGGTGTGCTATAGGCAGGTCAACCAGCTGACTGGGATGGACTGCTGTATGAAGGGGTTGGCCAGGTACTGCCAGCAGGAGACTGCCAGAGTGATCCAGGTGCCGTGTCTTGATGGAGAGTGTGCAGATACAACAGGCATTTAGTGGATGGGACAGGCAGTACCTGCGTTGACCGGCTGTAGACTTAACCTGGAAGGCATCAAGGGTGATGTTCACTTGGTGATGGGCACAGTGACCCACACACAGAGAAGATGGGGAGAGCAGTCGGTGTGTCTAGACTTCAGGAGAGAGACCTGGAGAAAGGTCTCATTTTGGAGCAGGTGGATAACTGAGACCATGAGGTGGGAAGAATGGCCAGGCAGAGTGAGAAGAGCAGAGAAAGGGGAGGAAGAGTTGCCATGGTGGGAGCAGTGGGTGGTTGGGGGCTGCTGGCTTCCTCCCCAGGCACAGACCCCAGCCTGCTGAGTCCCAGTGTCCTAGAGCGAGAGGAGAAGGACTCAAAGACAGAGCCAGCCAGAGGCTCAGAAGGACTAGAGGGAGATGGTGCAAGAATCCTCATGGTAGACACCATGCTGCCAGGCTGGGGCTCATGACGGGTCAGAGGGGTCATTCGGACTCGAGTGTGAAGAGAATGGCTAGACAGTGGTCAGGCAGCTTTGCATCTCTCCCATTGAGAAGGCTCCGTTGTTGAGACACTGCTGGGGTGAGATGGGACGTAGTGCAGGGCCAGGCCAACCCGCAGGACAGTCCTGGGGCCGCAGGATGGGATGGCACCGTTAGAGATGAAAAAGAGCCACCTGTTTCTCTTCAGAGGGACATTGTAGGAGCCACAAGCTGATGCCATAGGGGACACTGGCTCAGCTGCAGTTCCGTGGAAGAGAGATGTCATACAAGGGGTTGGGGTCAGCTGTCGAGGTGGCCAGTGAGGAGGCGTGGGAGCTGCTGTCCTAACCAGGCCCTTCCTATGTTGGTTGCTTCGGATCCCAGCCTAGTCCCTCACAGCAAGGAGCACTGAGGACATGGTGTGAGGGACAGCTAACTCACTTCCTCGTGAGGCAGGCGGGAGAGCAGGAGCATGGGCATGCGTGTGTGGGTGAGGCAGGGACGTTAAGATCACAGACTGCCTTGCCTACCTGCAGCACGTCCAGGATGTCCGTTGTGTCCTTGAGCAAGACACTGATCTCTCTGCTCAGCTCTCTATCAGGACACTACCTCTTGAGGCTTTTGTGAGGTTTGTGAGTTTAGAGAGTGCTTAATACAGTGCCTTCCTAACACTCGTAAGCAACATTTAAATGTTAACAACATGAttatttgagacaggtcttggctATGGACAGTAGGTCACATTGTCCTTGGAAATGATACTGTTGTGTGACTTCCCATCTGGTAGAACCACAGACCCAAAGCCATATGAGAGTGGATCTGGCTGGCCCAGGGTCGGTGGGATGGGGGTCTGACCACCACTCCCTCTGAACAGTGGTCACTAGTGCTCTGGAAGAAGAGCAGGGGCGATGCAGGAAGGGTCTGTGTGACCCAGGTGGTTGGGAGGAAGTGCTTCCTCCAGTCAGCGCCCATGATGGAATCCGAGAGGGTTTTAGAGTTGGGGtgacatccagcactgtgtcagaGCTTGGAAAGGAGCTAGCTGTGTTTGCAGGGCCAGAGGTGGGACTGGACAACCCACGGGAGAGCCTGAAAGAGGCAGAGCCAGCTCATCTATCCCAGGCAGCCTCCGGGCAGGTACGGGGAGGCTGCCTTGCTCCCCTGTGCATTGGAAGCCCTGGTCAAGGTGCTGACTCAGCATTAGCTCCTTTGGGTGCCCGGTACTGTGTTGGGGTGCCCAGAAAGGTACCTTCAGATCTTGACATCGTGACCACACCCTCCTGTCCTCTGCTCTCCCCTCAAGCCCGTAGTTCCTGCCTCCTCTTTCCAGATCATTTGGGGTGCCTGAAGCCGGCTCAGTGCTCTGACACCTCCTCCCCGACTTCCCCGCAGCTACTTTGGCTTCATCACTAAGCACCCCCTGCTGAGCCGCTTCGCCTGCCATGTCTTTGTGTCCCAGGAGTCCATGAGGCCAGTGGCGCAGAGTGTGGGGTGAGTGGGGCCCGGGTGGGTGTGTGGGTGAGTCTTGAGAGCCACAAAGAGGGAGACAGGTGCGCGGCCATGAGAGGTGGGACCTCATGGTgggagagtggggtggggggagtcCGGTGGTATGGATGTGACTGCAGGCAGGTGGGAGGGACAGACACAGCAGGGGAGGGAGCTGAGGACTGGTGCTTCTCCTGCAGCCGCGCCTTTCTGGAGTACTACCAGGAGCACCTGGCATACGCCTGCCCCACAGAGGACATCTACCTGGAGTAGCCGCCCACGCCCTTGGCTCCTGCCCCATGCTCCAGTGCAGCCACCACTGGAGTGTCTTGAGGCCACTGTGGCTTTGGCAAGGACAGGATTGGGGGCACGTGGGACCTTAAGTTTGTGGGAGTTTCTGAGCTGGGAATTCTTGTCCTCAACCCCCAGGGAACAATCGTGGGAGCTGCGAGGCCACGGAACCCTGGCACCCCGTTTCCTCTGATGCACCCTTTCTGACCCCTCTTCTGTCCTGTCCCTGAGCCTCCTTTTCCTTCCTCTGTCTCATACCCTTTCTGTGCCTGCAGACCTTGCTCTTTGCCCTCTACTTTGGGGTCAGAACGTGGGGGTGAAGGAAGGCGAGGCTGGAGGTGGCAGGTGATGCCAGGCTCCCCAGGGATCCCCTCCTGCCCTTCCCCTGTGATTTATAaaggaattttaatttttatagtgaATCTCAAGGGATCATTCCATCCTTGACCACAGAGAGAGAGGGACCTCCACCCCCCCAGGGAGTTTGGGGGGCACGGGAAAAGGTCCCCAAGAGAGCTGTGGGGCGACTAGGAGTGGTTCTTGATGCTCGCCCCCAAAGTCCCCATGCTGCTAGGAGAAGGTGCCTGCCAGGCGCCCCTTCTCACCTGCTTTGCCGCTAACACCCCCTCAGTCCAGTGTGTGTCTGCCCTGCGTGCGATGCACCCTGTGTACATGGGCCCTGCGATGGCCTCAATAAACTCTGCTTGGTGTGACCCTGGCTGTCTCTGAGGGGTGCTGAGATGCAGGGTGCCCAGATGCTGCCTGTGGTGGTAGACACGAAGACTCGGGGCAAGGCTCCTGGGAAAGAAGCACCCTTTAGGGCTTTCGGAGGTTCTGCTGGCCAGGGTCCTTGGACGGATCTGGAGGCCCGAACACAGATTCTCTGCAAACACACTTGATGGGCCGCAGAAGACGTCCAGGCCAGAGAGGGAAGGCATTCACGGCATCCGGCGTCCTTCCCATGAGAGGGTTGAGTGGCCCAGACTCCTTGAAGACAGTCTACTGAGACCTTAAAACTGTTAGTGTAGAAACCCTCTAAGAAGACCAGGAGGAAAGAGGTGACTCCTTTTCACTGTACCCAGCTCCCCAGCAGGCGTCCACATGAAAGTGGGCATCGGGGTGGGACAGTGTTGCTCCCCCTGAGACCAAAGTGTAACAGTGGTGGCCAGAGGACATCAGGTAAAGGTTGAGAAGGAAGAAGTGGACAGAGGAGTTTGAAAGTTTACTACAGGATATTTAAAAgtttggggctggggtgtggctcaggtaGAGCGTCTGCCAGGCATGCATGAGGCTTGGTTCCAACCCAaatactgcaaaaaataaaaaattaaaaatgataagTTCTGCTTGTAAAAACCACACATCTCTACTAATATACCCTTGCtgagccaacaaacagaaaaagacgGTTtgcgtgacttcagtgagtgacagca includes:
- the Mapk8ip2 gene encoding C-Jun-amino-terminal kinase-interacting protein 2; its protein translation is MADRAEMFSLSTFHSLSPPGCRPPQDISLEEFDDEDLSEITDDCGLGLSYDSDHCEKDSLSLGRSEQPHPICSFQDDFQEFEMIDDNEEEEEEEEEEEEEEEEEEGDGECKEGGGPESEASTQKPLIPSPSLEEPHKHRPTTLHFTSLGAQDSLNNNGGFAPAPPTSWPETVLCSQAQEILGELPGPLPPTEEGLCEEQSLVCPGCDCEGNRPPEPQAPGGASPSSDPGIEADLRSRSSAGHGGRRSSQELSSPGSDLEEASGVRLGRMISSISETELELSSDGGSSSSGRSSHLTNSIEEASSPASEPEPLHEPPRRPAFLPVGPDDTNSEYESGSESEPDLSEDADSPWLLSNLVSRMISEGSSPIRCPGQCLSPAQRRPGEPLSPAGRAMEDSQDPDVAVGPGVELVDMETLCGPPPPAPAAPLPGPAQPGPCLFLSNPTRDTITPLWAAPGRASRPGRAYSAACSEEEEEEDEEDAEDSLGPPAGRSLSPAAPRDASLVYDAVKYTLVVDEHTQLELVSLRRCAGLGTEDEDSSGEASEEEVGAALLGSDQVPEDASPDSPDLTFSKKFLNVFVNSTSRSSSTESFGLFSCLVNGEEREQTHRAVFRFIPRHPDELELDVDDPVLVEAEEDDFWCRGFNMRTGERGVFPAFYAHAVPGPAKDLLGSKRSPCWVERFDVQFLGSVEVPCHQGNGILCAAMQKIATARKLTVHLRPPASCDLEISLRGVKLSLSGGGPEFQRCSHFFQMKNISFCGCHPRNSCYFGFITKHPLLSRFACHVFVSQESMRPVAQSVGRAFLEYYQEHLAYACPTEDIYLE